From Crassaminicella indica, one genomic window encodes:
- a CDS encoding DUF2651 family protein, whose translation MEFVFIFLICPLSILIISVFGYIWFSKCYVIPLIVFTILTILTLTLFGGSFFIWVIIYTIFSLIISLTVRSRRNNDFK comes from the coding sequence TTGGAATTTGTTTTTATTTTTTTAATTTGTCCTTTAAGTATACTGATCATATCAGTTTTTGGATACATATGGTTTAGTAAATGTTATGTAATTCCTTTAATAGTTTTTACAATTTTGACTATATTAACACTAACTCTATTCGGAGGCTCATTCTTTATTTGGGTAATAATTTATACCATTTTCTCTTTAATTATTAGTTTAACTGTTAGATCAAGAAGAAATAATGATTTTAAATAA
- a CDS encoding FeoB-associated Cys-rich membrane protein codes for MGSLLTWIIGIPIIGFGAYCLIKGVKNEVKGGCSSCSGCSEYSCPSRKE; via the coding sequence GTGGGTAGTTTGCTTACGTGGATAATAGGGATACCAATCATTGGATTTGGAGCATATTGTCTGATAAAAGGTGTAAAAAACGAAGTTAAAGGTGGTTGCAGTAGCTGTAGTGGTTGCAGTGAATATAGCTGTCCTTCTAGAAAGGAATAG
- the feoB gene encoding ferrous iron transport protein B, which produces MSKNITIALAGNPNSGKTTLFNALTGARHSVGNWPGVTVEKKEGMLKYKENDIIAVDLPGTYSLSPYSIEEMIARNYIVDEAPDVVVNIVDASNIERNLYLSTQLIELGKPVIIALNMMDVAERRGYRIDEKKLSEALGVPVVPIIATQKKGIEKLLDTALDIVFGKVSYNPNQVNYGKDLEKKIEETIEMLRENKKASKFNLRWLALKVIEEDEAVLDLLGIAPQLQNDEIAATDEISLEDDYESFIADKKYTYVANIISKAVKKPKDQGLTTSDKIDKVLTNKWLGLPIFAGLMYFVFWFAITFGEVFLDMIDGWFGTLGEMAAASLEGVGAADWLVSLVADGIIGGVGGVLTFLPQIAFLFVAISILEDSGYMARVAFIMDRAMRKIGLSGKAFIPMIIGFGCSVPAVMGTRTLENEKDRLTSIMVVPFMSCGARAPIYILFAGVFFPGNESNIIFALYILGIIVAIICALIFKKTLFKGDQTPFVMELPPYRFPTFRGTGIAVWERVKAYILRAGTIIFSASILIWFILGFNFSGSVDMVDSIGAGIGRAMAPIFKPLGFGSWQAALSLITGLMAKEVVVSSMAVIYGLGEAVGEAAMDGDVLGFASALKAAGFTSLSAISFMVFSLLYIPCLAVIGVIKRETNSWKWTGFSVVYTFVVAWVVAFLVYQIGGLLGF; this is translated from the coding sequence ATGTCAAAAAATATTACCATCGCTTTGGCGGGAAACCCCAATAGTGGTAAAACTACATTGTTTAATGCTCTGACTGGTGCTAGGCATTCTGTGGGAAACTGGCCTGGTGTTACAGTGGAGAAAAAGGAAGGAATGCTTAAATATAAAGAGAATGACATTATAGCAGTTGATTTACCGGGAACGTATAGTTTATCACCTTATTCAATAGAAGAAATGATTGCTAGAAATTATATTGTTGATGAAGCTCCTGATGTGGTAGTGAATATTGTAGATGCTTCTAATATTGAAAGAAACTTATATTTGTCTACTCAATTAATCGAGCTTGGAAAGCCTGTGATCATTGCTTTAAACATGATGGATGTAGCAGAAAGAAGAGGCTATAGGATTGATGAGAAAAAATTATCGGAAGCATTAGGAGTGCCAGTAGTTCCTATTATTGCAACACAAAAAAAGGGTATTGAAAAGCTACTAGATACTGCTTTGGACATTGTTTTTGGGAAGGTTTCGTATAATCCAAATCAAGTAAACTATGGAAAAGATTTAGAGAAAAAAATAGAAGAGACCATAGAAATGTTAAGAGAAAATAAAAAAGCTTCAAAATTCAATCTAAGATGGTTAGCATTAAAGGTTATTGAAGAAGATGAGGCAGTTTTAGACTTGTTGGGTATTGCGCCTCAGTTGCAAAATGATGAGATTGCAGCTACAGATGAAATTTCACTAGAAGATGATTATGAAAGCTTTATAGCAGATAAGAAATATACTTATGTTGCAAATATTATTTCAAAAGCAGTAAAAAAACCAAAAGATCAGGGGCTTACTACTTCTGATAAGATTGATAAAGTACTTACAAACAAATGGCTAGGACTTCCTATATTTGCTGGACTTATGTATTTTGTATTTTGGTTTGCTATTACTTTTGGAGAAGTATTCTTAGACATGATTGATGGATGGTTTGGTACTTTGGGAGAGATGGCTGCAGCTTCATTAGAAGGAGTAGGTGCAGCAGATTGGTTAGTATCTTTAGTAGCTGATGGTATTATTGGTGGGGTTGGTGGTGTGTTAACATTCTTACCGCAGATTGCATTTTTGTTTGTTGCCATTTCAATCCTTGAGGATAGCGGATATATGGCAAGGGTAGCATTTATTATGGATAGAGCTATGAGAAAAATTGGACTTAGTGGTAAGGCGTTTATTCCAATGATTATAGGCTTTGGTTGTTCTGTTCCAGCTGTAATGGGAACAAGAACTCTTGAAAATGAAAAGGATAGATTAACATCTATTATGGTAGTTCCATTTATGTCTTGTGGTGCTAGAGCGCCTATTTATATTTTGTTTGCCGGAGTCTTCTTCCCGGGAAATGAAAGCAATATTATATTTGCTTTATATATTTTAGGGATCATTGTAGCAATTATTTGTGCATTAATCTTTAAGAAAACTTTATTCAAAGGAGATCAGACACCATTTGTTATGGAGCTTCCACCATATAGATTTCCAACCTTCAGGGGTACAGGAATTGCTGTATGGGAAAGAGTAAAAGCGTACATTTTACGAGCAGGTACAATTATTTTTTCAGCTTCTATTTTAATTTGGTTTATATTAGGCTTTAATTTCTCAGGTTCTGTGGATATGGTAGATAGTATAGGGGCTGGTATTGGTAGAGCTATGGCACCAATATTTAAACCATTAGGCTTTGGTTCTTGGCAAGCTGCATTATCTCTTATTACAGGACTTATGGCGAAGGAAGTTGTTGTAAGTAGTATGGCTGTAATATATGGATTAGGAGAAGCAGTAGGTGAAGCTGCTATGGATGGAGACGTTTTAGGATTTGCTAGTGCATTAAAGGCTGCTGGTTTTACTAGTCTTAGTGCAATATCATTTATGGTATTTTCACTCCTTTATATACCTTGTCTTGCAGTAATTGGTGTAATTAAGAGAGAAACAAATTCATGGAAATGGACAGGATTTTCTGTTGTATATACTTTTGTTGTTGCATGGGTAGTTGCTTTCCTTGTATATCAAATAGGAGGATTACTTGGATTTTAA
- a CDS encoding FeoA family protein, whose amino-acid sequence MERTLKELKPKTGGKIIKIMGTGALKRRLMDMGVIRGTEVYVEKKAPLGDPIEVKIKGYSLTLRKEDAERIIIE is encoded by the coding sequence ATGGAAAGAACACTAAAAGAATTAAAACCAAAGACAGGTGGAAAGATTATTAAGATAATGGGAACGGGTGCATTAAAAAGAAGATTGATGGATATGGGGGTTATTAGAGGGACAGAGGTTTATGTAGAGAAAAAAGCACCTCTTGGAGATCCTATTGAAGTAAAAATAAAGGGATATAGTCTTACTTTAAGAAAAGAAGATGCAGAAAGGATTATTATAGAATAA
- a CDS encoding FeoA family protein: protein MPLSMVNPGQNAILNSIRWGPKLKKKLQDMGLTPGVEINVISNNTNGAFIINVRGSRLVLGGVVTQQIMVDLA, encoded by the coding sequence ATGCCGTTATCTATGGTAAATCCAGGACAGAATGCTATTTTAAATAGTATTCGTTGGGGTCCTAAGCTAAAGAAAAAATTGCAAGATATGGGTTTAACTCCAGGTGTTGAAATTAATGTTATATCTAATAATACAAATGGGGCATTTATAATAAACGTAAGGGGTTCTAGATTGGTTTTAGGTGGTGTTGTAACACAACAGATCATGGTTGATTTAGCATAA
- a CDS encoding Fur family transcriptional regulator codes for MIDMKIEDKLSKNQLIVYQIFKENSYQKLNIKEIMKLINEKDKKISKRTVYRILKALMNIGKIYCSDMYKGMRSFELIEQNHCLLVCKKCAAIKVINIDDICKWKQLNRRDEKVKITGGWIKLYGLCKKCMEKTTKVIDNYNQLAYNIVDIDNCNQLLHINK; via the coding sequence ATGATAGACATGAAAATAGAAGATAAATTGTCTAAAAATCAATTAATTGTTTATCAAATTTTTAAAGAAAATTCATATCAAAAACTAAATATAAAAGAGATTATGAAATTGATAAATGAAAAAGATAAAAAAATCAGTAAAAGAACAGTATATAGAATTCTTAAAGCATTGATGAATATAGGGAAAATTTATTGTAGTGATATGTATAAGGGAATGAGAAGCTTTGAATTGATTGAACAGAATCATTGTTTGTTGGTTTGTAAAAAATGTGCAGCTATAAAAGTTATAAATATTGATGATATATGTAAATGGAAGCAACTAAATCGACGAGATGAAAAGGTTAAAATAACTGGTGGCTGGATAAAGCTTTATGGACTTTGTAAAAAATGCATGGAAAAAACTACAAAAGTTATTGACAATTATAATCAATTAGCATATAATATCGTTGATATTGATAATTGCAATCAATTACTACATATAAACAAATAA
- a CDS encoding HD-GYP domain-containing protein, whose translation MALPLKRIHMNTMQQKLSISKNEFDINTIINMLKEKDDITKNHSIMVGVYAKKFGEKLGFSSDDLQELEYAGIVHDIGKIIIPDEILLKKSKLINNEYEIMKRHSLAGYKILKEMKAPRSLLPYVLYHHERIDGKGYPLGLREREIPYKVRLFSICDAYEAMTGDRPYKVALSKQEALERLRLGAGSQFDQELVGLFIRLCF comes from the coding sequence ATGGCATTGCCCTTAAAAAGAATCCATATGAATACAATGCAACAAAAATTAAGCATATCAAAAAATGAATTTGACATAAATACGATTATCAATATGTTAAAAGAAAAAGATGATATTACTAAAAATCATTCTATTATGGTCGGAGTATATGCAAAAAAATTTGGAGAGAAATTAGGTTTTTCTTCAGATGATTTACAGGAATTAGAATATGCAGGGATTGTTCATGATATAGGAAAAATAATTATTCCAGATGAAATTTTATTGAAAAAATCAAAGTTGATAAATAATGAATATGAGATCATGAAAAGACATTCTTTGGCAGGATATAAAATTTTAAAGGAAATGAAGGCTCCAAGAAGTCTTTTGCCTTATGTTTTATATCATCATGAAAGAATAGATGGAAAAGGATATCCTTTAGGATTAAGAGAAAGAGAAATACCATATAAAGTGAGATTGTTTAGCATTTGTGATGCATATGAGGCTATGACAGGAGATAGACCTTATAAAGTTGCATTATCAAAGCAAGAGGCTTTAGAAAGGTTAAGGCTAGGAGCAGGGAGTCAGTTTGATCAAGAATTAGTAGGATTGTTTATAAGATTATGCTTTTAG
- a CDS encoding GGDEF domain-containing protein has translation MLDIKNSRMKILEELYLGIQLIILLFGILTSHIFTTSDSYFHIKAFLLIYGLYLLVLLIYFIRKTYFQNVYTFHPNLYLSFIDGIFLTIFLYLSNDIFHPVFHLFYIYITLQTIRFDHKSSSLFSSFITICYTIVTIMRHPKDIISLEFIMNVFSFYLLSYILSSVMKEIYRLETQIYFMLEEIKKKNAVLKEISSKDYLTNMYNHKSFYKYLKDVIEASEKKNTPFCLTIMDIDNFKKVNDTYGHLVGDAILKEISSIIHDHIRKTDIGARYGGEEFAIIFPNASIEEAKKICERIRKAIENHTFDVNNQKIKITISGGIGSAIIKPSSSNQHNFVAFVDNLLYEAKRLGKNQLQCSKEIIYLDSY, from the coding sequence ATGTTGGATATTAAAAATTCCAGAATGAAAATATTAGAAGAACTCTATCTAGGAATACAACTCATCATATTATTGTTCGGCATTTTAACTTCACATATTTTCACAACATCTGACTCTTACTTTCATATAAAAGCTTTCTTATTGATTTATGGTTTGTATTTATTAGTTTTACTTATATATTTTATCAGAAAAACATATTTTCAAAATGTTTATACCTTTCATCCTAATTTATATCTATCTTTTATAGATGGCATATTTTTAACAATATTTTTATATCTATCAAATGATATTTTTCATCCTGTATTCCATTTATTTTATATTTATATCACACTACAAACAATTCGATTTGACCATAAAAGCTCTTCCCTTTTCAGTTCTTTTATTACTATATGCTATACGATTGTTACTATCATGAGGCATCCAAAGGACATAATTTCTTTAGAATTTATTATGAACGTCTTTTCTTTTTATCTGCTTAGCTATATTTTATCTTCTGTTATGAAAGAAATTTATAGATTAGAAACACAGATTTACTTTATGCTCGAAGAAATCAAAAAGAAAAATGCTGTTTTAAAAGAAATTTCTTCAAAAGATTATCTGACCAATATGTATAATCACAAAAGCTTCTACAAATATCTAAAAGATGTTATTGAAGCTTCAGAGAAAAAAAATACACCTTTTTGTTTGACCATAATGGATATCGATAATTTTAAAAAAGTAAATGATACTTATGGGCACTTGGTAGGAGATGCTATTTTAAAAGAAATTTCTTCAATAATACATGATCACATAAGGAAAACAGATATTGGAGCTAGATACGGCGGTGAAGAATTTGCAATCATCTTTCCTAATGCATCTATAGAAGAAGCTAAGAAAATTTGTGAACGCATAAGAAAAGCAATTGAAAACCATACCTTTGATGTAAATAATCAAAAAATAAAAATTACAATCAGTGGAGGAATAGGAAGTGCGATTATCAAACCTTCTTCTTCAAACCAGCATAATTTTGTAGCATTTGTGGACAATCTCTTATATGAAGCAAAACGCTTAGGAAAAAATCAGCTTCAATGCTCTAAAGAAATAATATATTTAGATTCATATTGA
- a CDS encoding DUF2325 domain-containing protein produces the protein MTALIVGGDRLGSIPQVLNERGIENYIHWTGRKKGMRNKTIPTNIDMIIVLYDFIEHNLTNIIKKEAKSMEVPCIFAKRAGSDLAMKLDVCKYCRRCCT, from the coding sequence TTGACTGCATTGATCGTGGGAGGAGATCGGTTAGGAAGTATACCACAAGTATTAAACGAAAGAGGAATTGAAAACTATATACATTGGACAGGACGAAAAAAGGGAATGAGAAATAAAACGATCCCTACAAATATTGATATGATTATCGTTTTGTATGATTTTATAGAGCATAATCTAACAAATATTATAAAAAAAGAAGCTAAAAGTATGGAGGTGCCTTGCATATTTGCAAAAAGAGCAGGAAGTGATTTGGCTATGAAGTTAGATGTTTGCAAATATTGTAGAAGATGTTGTACATAG
- a CDS encoding M20 family metallopeptidase, giving the protein MLKKVLHLVEEIKDELIILNEYILNNPELGNKEIKACKAHIDLLKKHGFAVEEKYLNIKTAFRAVFKSSKPGPTIAYLAEYDALPEIGHGCGHNILGTTSTGAGIVLSKILSTIGGNVVVFGTPAEETCGAKVDMANKGAFDDITVAMISHPADKHYKSGKSLAMEAIEFTFKGRTAHAAACPEKGINALDAVINTFNNINALREHIKSDARVHGIIKEGGKAANIVPDLAIAQFYVRATTKSYLKELVEKVKNCAKGASIATGTELEIRNYEYSYDNLVTNQKLSEAYCKRLKDMGIEKIYEPKESFGSLDTGNVSHICPTIHPYFSISKTPIASHTKEFRDATNKPFAYNQMFKTIGALVLTGIDVIENHDLLHNIQKEFTCAKK; this is encoded by the coding sequence ATGCTCAAAAAAGTATTACATCTTGTAGAAGAGATAAAGGATGAATTGATTATACTGAATGAATATATTCTAAACAATCCTGAATTAGGAAATAAAGAGATAAAAGCTTGCAAAGCTCATATTGATTTGTTAAAAAAACATGGATTTGCTGTTGAAGAAAAATATCTAAACATAAAAACAGCCTTTCGTGCTGTATTTAAAAGTTCAAAGCCAGGTCCTACAATAGCATACTTAGCAGAATATGATGCACTACCTGAAATCGGTCATGGCTGTGGTCATAATATTTTGGGAACAACAAGCACAGGCGCTGGTATTGTTTTAAGTAAAATCCTATCAACCATAGGAGGAAATGTAGTTGTATTTGGAACTCCTGCTGAAGAAACATGCGGTGCAAAGGTAGACATGGCAAACAAAGGTGCTTTTGATGATATTACTGTTGCAATGATATCACATCCAGCAGATAAACATTATAAAAGCGGAAAATCCTTAGCAATGGAAGCTATAGAATTTACCTTCAAAGGGCGTACTGCCCATGCAGCAGCATGTCCAGAGAAAGGAATCAATGCACTAGATGCTGTAATCAATACTTTCAATAATATTAATGCATTAAGAGAGCATATAAAATCAGATGCTAGAGTTCATGGTATCATTAAAGAAGGTGGAAAAGCTGCAAATATTGTTCCAGATCTCGCTATTGCTCAGTTTTATGTAAGAGCAACAACCAAAAGCTATTTAAAGGAACTAGTAGAAAAAGTAAAGAATTGCGCAAAGGGAGCATCTATAGCCACTGGCACAGAGCTTGAAATCCGTAATTATGAATATAGCTATGATAATTTAGTTACTAATCAAAAATTGTCTGAAGCTTATTGTAAAAGGCTCAAGGATATGGGTATAGAAAAAATTTATGAGCCAAAAGAAAGCTTTGGCTCATTAGATACAGGAAACGTAAGTCATATATGTCCTACAATTCATCCTTATTTTAGTATAAGCAAAACCCCTATTGCTTCACATACAAAAGAATTTAGAGATGCTACCAATAAACCTTTTGCTTATAATCAAATGTTTAAAACAATTGGCGCTTTAGTACTTACGGGTATTGATGTCATAGAAAATCATGACCTTTTACATAATATACAAAAAGAATTCACATGTGCAAAAAAATAA
- a CDS encoding YeiH family protein, with the protein MKKYIPGLIFVFLIGALSKLLNEWLSHSIQLEALTIGIVLGMLIKNTFGVNESLNPGVKFSLKKLLKVGIVLLGFKLNFSAIANLGPSVLLMVVSFVCIALVLVNLLGKVFKIDTKLATLIGVGSSICGASAIVALTPCIDAKEEDSVLAVSIISLLGAIGVLVYSAIAVVSPMTDIQYGIWSGVSLQGVAHALAAAFAREGSGEIGTFVKMARVLMLVPVSIVLGFIFNSSGEGKRASFPMYVLYFIVAGIVSSLGILPPVLIMLFTKLSSWFILMAMISMGLMVKFKAIKDKGIKVVFLGSTLFSILSVSTYFIILKFF; encoded by the coding sequence TTGAAAAAATATATACCAGGACTTATTTTTGTTTTTTTGATTGGTGCGTTATCAAAATTACTTAATGAATGGCTGTCTCATAGCATTCAATTAGAAGCATTAACTATTGGTATTGTGCTAGGGATGCTGATTAAGAATACCTTTGGGGTGAATGAGAGCTTAAATCCAGGAGTAAAATTTTCTCTTAAAAAATTACTAAAGGTAGGAATTGTACTTTTAGGGTTTAAATTGAACTTTTCTGCTATAGCTAACTTAGGACCTAGCGTTTTATTAATGGTGGTTTCTTTTGTGTGCATTGCTTTGGTTTTAGTAAATTTATTGGGGAAAGTATTTAAGATAGATACAAAGCTAGCTACTTTAATTGGAGTAGGTTCAAGTATTTGTGGGGCATCTGCCATTGTTGCACTAACGCCTTGTATAGATGCAAAAGAAGAAGATTCTGTACTAGCTGTATCCATAATATCTTTATTAGGAGCAATAGGGGTTTTAGTTTATTCTGCTATTGCTGTAGTATCCCCTATGACAGATATTCAATACGGTATTTGGTCTGGAGTTTCACTTCAGGGAGTAGCACATGCACTGGCAGCAGCCTTTGCAAGAGAAGGATCAGGAGAGATTGGTACCTTTGTAAAAATGGCGAGAGTACTTATGCTAGTGCCTGTGTCTATTGTGTTAGGATTTATTTTTAATAGTTCAGGAGAAGGAAAAAGAGCAAGCTTTCCAATGTATGTATTGTATTTTATTGTAGCGGGTATAGTGTCATCCTTAGGAATTTTACCACCAGTTTTAATAATGTTGTTTACAAAGCTTAGCAGTTGGTTTATTCTTATGGCTATGATTAGTATGGGACTGATGGTAAAATTCAAAGCTATTAAGGATAAAGGAATAAAAGTTGTTTTTTTGGGAAGTACTTTATTTTCAATATTATCTGTTTCAACGTATTTTATTATTTTAAAATTTTTCTAA
- a CDS encoding LysR family transcriptional regulator gives MFSSRKNTFYILAQLRSFTKTAEKLNITQPAVSQHIKYLEEMYGVSLIKKEGRKIFLTEEGKFLYEHIKKILAMERQITNILKNQSNIIKRYRLGATKTIGAYLIPDILGKYKMKFSNQEVILEVGNTENILNKLEDGELDLALVEGLFKKEKYDYKLLKKDELVPVFSACHPFARRKKVKLGDVLNENLIIRELGSGTRTITENYLKTKGYNKDRYKIFMEIGDITAIKSLVKWNLGYSIISREAIKKEIEEKSLCIIEVEGLMIEREFNFVWRKGEKSSFIEDFIKFSISTL, from the coding sequence ATGTTTAGCAGTAGAAAAAATACTTTTTATATTTTAGCACAGTTGAGAAGCTTTACAAAAACAGCAGAGAAGCTTAATATTACCCAGCCGGCAGTTTCACAGCATATTAAATATTTAGAGGAAATGTATGGAGTTTCATTGATTAAAAAAGAAGGCAGAAAAATATTTTTAACAGAAGAAGGAAAATTTCTTTATGAACATATTAAAAAGATATTAGCTATGGAAAGGCAAATTACTAATATTTTAAAAAACCAAAGCAATATTATTAAAAGATATAGGCTTGGAGCGACAAAAACGATTGGTGCTTATTTGATCCCAGATATTTTAGGGAAATATAAAATGAAGTTTTCAAATCAAGAAGTTATCTTAGAGGTTGGAAATACAGAAAATATATTAAATAAGTTAGAAGATGGAGAATTAGATTTGGCTTTGGTAGAGGGACTTTTTAAGAAAGAAAAATATGATTATAAATTGTTAAAAAAGGATGAATTAGTACCTGTTTTTTCAGCTTGTCATCCTTTTGCAAGAAGAAAAAAAGTAAAATTAGGAGACGTATTAAATGAAAATTTGATTATTCGAGAATTAGGCTCAGGAACGAGAACCATTACAGAAAACTATTTGAAAACAAAAGGATATAACAAGGATAGGTACAAGATATTCATGGAAATAGGAGATATTACTGCTATAAAGTCTTTAGTTAAATGGAATCTAGGCTATAGTATTATTTCTAGAGAAGCTATAAAAAAAGAGATAGAAGAGAAAAGCTTATGCATTATAGAAGTCGAGGGTCTTATGATTGAAAGAGAATTTAATTTTGTTTGGAGAAAAGGGGAAAAAAGTAGTTTTATTGAAGATTTTATAAAGTTTTCTATTTCAACTTTATAG
- a CDS encoding sensor histidine kinase: protein MKNSIRIKLFMALIFFTFMIVGLSWTLNTKYLEKYYLEKKEETLIKYGKEIKNMVKDNVEDINSELGRIENTLGGNIIIFSADGSTLYYSSFHRGGNGFGKMGIRMLLSSRGIEEVLAGNKVLETFVHPKFKMKFLVHAVPLEGNKILILETSVGAIKESVEIAKDFYVYIGMIALVLGTILAHWFSKRFTKPIVELNRVAKYMAKLDFSKKYNVKGKDEIAQLGETMNYLSDRLDHTISELNRANKKLQEDIERERKIDLMRKEFISSVSHELKTPIALIQGYAEGLKENVADEQSKDFYCEVIIDEAEKMGKMVKDLLELSKMESGNITIDMETFDIYELVEKVYNKYKPIFEEENIHGILEKCDEDLKVIGESSKIEQVLINFINNGINHIGGERNIKLSIKGDNEKVRISVYNTGEHIPEKELQRIWDSFYKLDKARNREYGGTGLGLSIVRGILKLHNSDFGVLNRENGVEFWFELRKGD, encoded by the coding sequence ATGAAAAACTCTATAAGAATAAAATTGTTCATGGCGCTTATATTTTTTACATTTATGATTGTGGGCTTATCTTGGACATTAAACACTAAATATTTAGAAAAATATTATTTGGAGAAGAAAGAGGAAACCCTTATTAAATATGGCAAAGAGATCAAAAACATGGTTAAGGATAATGTAGAGGATATAAATAGCGAATTGGGAAGAATAGAAAATACATTAGGTGGAAATATTATTATATTTTCAGCAGATGGATCAACGCTGTATTATTCATCTTTTCATAGAGGCGGAAATGGCTTTGGCAAAATGGGAATAAGGATGCTGTTGTCAAGTAGGGGAATAGAAGAGGTATTAGCTGGGAATAAGGTATTAGAAACCTTCGTACATCCAAAATTTAAGATGAAATTTTTAGTACATGCAGTACCTCTTGAAGGAAATAAAATTTTGATACTTGAAACCTCTGTTGGTGCTATCAAAGAAAGTGTAGAAATTGCAAAGGATTTTTATGTTTATATAGGAATGATTGCTTTGGTATTAGGAACAATACTTGCTCATTGGTTTTCAAAAAGATTTACAAAACCAATTGTAGAGTTAAACAGGGTTGCAAAATATATGGCAAAGCTGGACTTTAGCAAAAAATATAATGTAAAAGGCAAAGATGAAATAGCTCAGCTTGGAGAAACTATGAATTATTTATCAGACAGATTAGACCACACTATATCGGAGTTGAATAGAGCAAATAAAAAGCTTCAAGAAGATATTGAGAGAGAAAGAAAAATAGATCTTATGCGAAAAGAATTCATATCTAGTGTTTCTCACGAACTGAAAACACCAATAGCACTTATACAAGGATATGCGGAAGGACTCAAGGAGAATGTAGCAGATGAACAAAGTAAAGATTTTTACTGTGAAGTGATTATTGATGAGGCAGAGAAAATGGGAAAAATGGTAAAGGATTTGTTAGAATTATCAAAAATGGAGTCTGGAAATATTACCATCGATATGGAAACTTTTGATATATATGAACTTGTTGAAAAGGTTTATAACAAATACAAGCCTATTTTTGAAGAGGAAAATATTCATGGGATACTAGAAAAATGTGATGAAGATTTAAAGGTTATAGGAGAATCCTCTAAAATAGAACAAGTGCTGATTAATTTTATAAATAATGGAATAAATCATATAGGAGGAGAAAGAAATATAAAGCTTAGTATCAAAGGGGATAATGAAAAAGTAAGAATATCAGTATACAATACAGGAGAGCATATACCGGAAAAAGAACTTCAAAGAATTTGGGACAGCTTTTATAAGCTTGATAAAGCTAGAAATAGAGAATATGGAGGAACAGGGTTAGGATTATCTATTGTAAGAGGTATTCTTAAGCTGCATAATAGTGATTTTGGTGTTTTGAATAGGGAAAATGGTGTAGAATTTTGGTTTGAATTGAGAAAAGGAGATTAG